One window of the Hypanus sabinus isolate sHypSab1 chromosome 13, sHypSab1.hap1, whole genome shotgun sequence genome contains the following:
- the LOC132403560 gene encoding uncharacterized protein LOC132403560, with amino-acid sequence MDSVKQLFSRWNPLTLSFIGHIHAVKMMILPRFLYIFQNIPIFLTKKFFNQIDSLISSFIWNNKRPRINKYHLQKSKKDGGLALPNLRLYYWAVNIRQLCFWLYWLDKNQKPLWVDLELKAVKQFHLTSILGTPLPLQLSKIPNLNLYPVIKQSLQICFQFHNFLNFKQFKLSSFLYQNFLFKPSTTDPIFLLWKNKGIHSFTDLFCDGQLMTFQELINKYSLAHTHFLQYFQDRHFLQQYLPKFPYLQESDLLDTILKLNLFVKGSISRICNLLLLQKENLSLKIKQGWKRELNMTFVMKIGFEF; translated from the coding sequence atggactccgtgaaacaactattttctagatggaatccacttactctttctttCATAGGTCatattcatgctgtgaaaatgatgattttacctagatttttatatattttccaaaatatacctatctttttaactaaaaaattcttcaatcaaattgactctcttatttcttcttttatttggaacaataagagaccaagaattaataagtatcatttacaaaagtctaaaaaagatggtggacttgcacttcctaatttaagactgtattattgggctgtgaacatcagacaattatgtttttggttatattggcttgataaaaaccaaaaaccattatgggttgatttggaattaaaagctgttaaacaattccatttaacttcaattttaggAACTCCATTACCTttgcagctctctaaaattccaaatttaaacctCTATCCAGTTATTAAGCAATCCCTAcagatttgttttcagtttcataattttttaaattttaaacaatttaagttatctagttttttatatcaaaactttttatttaaaccttcaacaactgatCCCATTTTCCttttatggaaaaataaaggaattcattcttttacagatttattttgtgatggtcaatTGATGACTTTTCaggagttaattaacaaatattctctcgctcatacacattttttgcaatattttcaggatagacattttttacaacaatatttacctaagtttccatacttacaagaatctgatttgttggataccattttgaaattgaatctctttgtgaaaggttccattagtAGAATTTGTAATTTACTTTTGTTACAAAAAGaaaacctatcactaaagattaaacaaggttggaagagagaacttaatatgacctttgttatgaagattggcttcgagttttga